The following proteins are encoded in a genomic region of Arachis ipaensis cultivar K30076 chromosome B02, Araip1.1, whole genome shotgun sequence:
- the LOC107626132 gene encoding glutathione S-transferase PARB isoform X2 produces MATMKLHGNPMSPASMRVAAVLFEKELDFEFVTIDMRNSEHKKEPFLSLNPFGQVPAFEDGDLKLFESRAITKYIADAYAEKGTELIRKNDPKKMAIIGLWLEVEAHQYEQPAAKLARELHFMPLFFGIPSNPKVVEENEAKLSVVLGIYEKRLSESKYLGGECFTLADLHHLPTLHFLMMTPAKKLFEPLPRVSAWVADISARPAWLKVIAMLKN; encoded by the exons ATGGCTACAATGAAACTCCATGGAAACCCTATGTCACCAGCCTCCATGCGAGTTGCTGCTGTCTTGTTTGAGAAAGAGCTTGATTTTGAGTTTGTTACTATTGACATGAGGAATAGTGAACATAAAAAGGAGCCTTTTCTTTCTCTCAAT CCATTTGGTCAAGTTCCAGCATTTGAAGATGGAGATTTGAAACTCTTCG AATCAAGGGCAATAACAAAATACATTGCAGATGCATATGCTGAAAAGGGTACTGAACTAATAAGAAAGAATGATCCAAAGAAGATGGCAATAATTGGGTTATGGCTTGAAGTTGAAGCTCATCAATATGAACAACCAGCTGCAAAGCTTGCAAGAGAGCTTCATTTCATGCCACTTTTCTTTGGGATACCATCAAATCCAAAAGTTGTTGAAGAGAATGAAGCTAAGCTTAGTGTTGTTCTTGGAATCTATGAAAAGAGGCTCTCTGAATCAAAGTACTTGGGTGGTGAATGTTTCACTTTGGCTGATCTTCATCACCTTCCAACCCTTCATTTCTTGATGATGACGCCGGCCAAGAAGTTGTTCGAGCCGCTGCCACGTGTCAGCGCTTGGGTGGCTGATATCTCAGCTAGGCCAGCTTGGTTAAAAGTCATTGCCATGCTCAAAAATTAA
- the LOC107626132 gene encoding glutathione S-transferase APIC isoform X1, which translates to MATMKVHGNPFSMAAMRVTAVLYEKDLDFQFINIDMMNGEHKKEPFISLNPFGQVPAFEDGDLKLFESRAITKYIADAYAEKGTELIRKNDPKKMAIIGLWLEVEAHQYEQPAAKLARELHFMPLFFGIPSNPKVVEENEAKLSVVLGIYEKRLSESKYLGGECFTLADLHHLPTLHFLMMTPAKKLFEPLPRVSAWVADISARPAWLKVIAMLKN; encoded by the exons ATGGCAACAATGAAGGTTCATGGAAACCCTTTTTCAATGGCAGCCATGCGAGTCACTGCTGTCTTGTATGAAAAAGATCTTGATTTTCAGTTTATTAATATTGACATGATGAATGGTGAACACAAAAAGGAACCCTTCATTTCCCTTAAT CCATTTGGTCAAGTTCCTGCATTTGAAGACGGAGACTTAAAGCTCTTTG AATCAAGGGCAATAACAAAATACATTGCAGATGCATATGCTGAAAAGGGTACTGAACTAATAAGAAAGAATGATCCAAAGAAGATGGCAATAATTGGGTTATGGCTTGAAGTTGAAGCTCATCAATATGAACAACCAGCTGCAAAGCTTGCAAGAGAGCTTCATTTCATGCCACTTTTCTTTGGGATACCATCAAATCCAAAAGTTGTTGAAGAGAATGAAGCTAAGCTTAGTGTTGTTCTTGGAATCTATGAAAAGAGGCTCTCTGAATCAAAGTACTTGGGTGGTGAATGTTTCACTTTGGCTGATCTTCATCACCTTCCAACCCTTCATTTCTTGATGATGACGCCGGCCAAGAAGTTGTTCGAGCCGCTGCCACGTGTCAGCGCTTGGGTGGCTGATATCTCAGCTAGGCCAGCTTGGTTAAAAGTCATTGCCATGCTCAAAAATTAA
- the LOC107626133 gene encoding glutathione S-transferase: MAAMKLHGNPMSPNSMRVAAVLYEKELDFEFVTIDMKNGEHKKEHFLSLNPFGQVPAFEDGDLKLFESREITKYIAHEYADKGTQLIVTNDSKKMAIITLWLEVEAQQYDQVAPKLIWELHVKPLFGIPTDPKVVEENESKLSSVLGIYEKRLSETKYLGGECFTLADLHHLPTLHFLMLTQVKKLIEPLPRVSAWVADITARPAWSKVTDMLN; this comes from the exons ATGGCAGCAATGAAACTCCATGGAAACCCTATGTCACCAAACTCCATGCGAGTGGCTGCTGTCTTGTATGAGAAAGAGCTTGACTTTGAGTTTGTTACTATTGACATGAAGAATGGTGAACATAAAAAGGAGCATTTTCTTTCTCTAAAT CCATTTGGTCAAGTTCCAGCATTTGAAGATGGAGACTTGAAGCTCTTTG AATCAAGGGAAATAACAAAATACATTGCACATGAATATGCTGATAAGGGGACTCAGCTAATAGTAACCAATGATTCAAAGAAGATGGCTATAATCACTCTATGGCTTGAAGTTGAAGCTCAACAATATGATCAAGTAGCTCCGAAGCTTATATGGGAGCTTCATGTTAAGCCACTCTTTGGCATCCCAACAGACCCAAAAGTTGTTGAAGAGAATGAATCAAAGCTTAGTAGTGTTCTTGGAATATATGAGAAGAGGCTCTCTGAGACAAAGTATTTGGGTGGTGAATGTTTCACTTTGGCTGATCTTCATCACCTTCCAACCCTTCATTTCTTGATGTTAACACAGGTGAAGAAGCTGATTGAGCCTCTGCCACGTGTCAGTGCTTGGGTGGCTGATATTACAGCTAGACCAGCTTGGTCTAAGGTCACTGACATGctcaattaa